AATTTGAACGTAGCGTTCAGTGCATCAAGCAATCCTTCCTTTCAGGTCACGATTGCGGGTGGCCGGCTGCGCTACGGCGACAGGGATGTTCTTGGGTCTTCTGCCCAGTCATTTTTTGCGAACTACAAGGTGGATATCGGCATTTTTGGTGTCGCCGGGGTCGATGAAGACGGCACGCTGCTTGACTTCCATGAAGACGAGGTCGCGGCCCGTCAGGCTATTCTGGCCAATTGCCGGACTTCTTATCTCGTTCTCGACAACAGCAAGTTTGGCCGGAGTGCCCACGTTCGGGGCGGGCACTTGAGCGACGTCACAGATATATTCACCGATAAGCCTGTGCCTCAGGCTTTTCTGGAAAGTTTGAAAGATGCGCAGACCATTGTTCACCTCCCGGGATCGGAGGAGGGTGAACAATGACAGACGTGAACCTGTCCAGCGCCGGTAAACCGATCGTTCTGGAGAACATCTCCCGCGTCTGGGGGGAGACGGTGGCCGTCGATAATCTAAGCATCACAATGCCCGCGGGGTCTTTTACAGCTCTGCTGGGACCATCCGGTTGTGGCAAATCCACGACCTTGAGGATGATCGCCGGACTGGAAAGCGTTTCGTCGGGGAGTATCCGGATTGGTGAAAGCGATGTGACCCACACGCCGTCGTCCAAGCGCGATTTGTCTATGGTGTTTCAGTCCTATGCACTGTTCCCGCATTTGTCGGTCGCAGAGAACATCATCTTTGGATTGAAGGTGCGCCGCGTTGGCCGTGCGGAACGGGATGAGCGCTTGCGGAAAGTCGCCGATCTTTTGGGCTTGTCTCAACTTCTCGAGCGGAAGCCCGGTCAGCTCTCCGGCGGGCAGCAGCAGCGCGTC
This window of the Roseibium alexandrii DFL-11 genome carries:
- a CDS encoding DeoR/GlpR family DNA-binding transcription regulator translates to MLGQIDITKRQAEIADLVQKAGFASVEELAERFEVTTQTIRRDVNGLCELGILRRTHGGVEPPARAANIHYSTRQILNLPGKQDIARQVAALVENNQSIAFSIGTTPEIVMQALTGHENLAVFTNNLNVAFSASSNPSFQVTIAGGRLRYGDRDVLGSSAQSFFANYKVDIGIFGVAGVDEDGTLLDFHEDEVAARQAILANCRTSYLVLDNSKFGRSAHVRGGHLSDVTDIFTDKPVPQAFLESLKDAQTIVHLPGSEEGEQ